From Pseudomonas putida, one genomic window encodes:
- a CDS encoding lysylphosphatidylglycerol synthase transmembrane domain-containing protein yields MNRLGWLAMALVMAMVIPALLGGSDLLPRLKAFDPALMLTLLGMILMCWVINAVRLRLLLGQQGAKLGHVRSLGVVMATEFAICTTPGGSGGPLTLMALLARDRIGPARSGAVFAMDQLNDLLFFFCAMLAIAGYALFHSLGRSQQSMLLGSALLLCSALAAIVALLRYRRTVMRLNGRLLQRMGVAPARKRRWARKLLHFIDALAQTWQLPKSTLALVFTLTCAHWSLRYSVLYLVLQGLGVELSWIPSFLVQMLSLSAGQFSLLPGGAGAAELTSASLLTPLVGSSTAAAAILIWRAVTYYFYLLAGGPVFVCLLARPLLERWRRQTG; encoded by the coding sequence ATGAACCGTTTGGGCTGGCTGGCCATGGCGCTGGTGATGGCCATGGTGATACCGGCCCTGCTGGGGGGCAGCGACCTGCTGCCCAGGCTCAAGGCCTTCGACCCCGCATTGATGCTGACCCTGCTGGGTATGATCCTGATGTGCTGGGTAATCAATGCCGTGCGCTTGCGCCTGCTGCTTGGCCAGCAGGGAGCAAAGCTTGGCCACGTGCGCAGCCTCGGCGTGGTAATGGCCACCGAATTCGCCATTTGCACCACCCCAGGCGGCAGCGGCGGGCCGTTGACACTCATGGCCCTGCTGGCCCGTGACCGTATCGGCCCGGCACGCAGCGGCGCGGTGTTTGCCATGGACCAGTTGAACGATCTGCTGTTCTTCTTCTGCGCCATGTTGGCAATAGCCGGTTACGCACTGTTCCACAGCCTTGGCCGCAGCCAGCAGAGCATGTTGCTGGGAAGTGCCCTACTGCTGTGCTCGGCACTGGCGGCAATCGTGGCGTTGCTACGGTACCGACGGACGGTGATGCGCCTGAATGGGCGGCTGCTGCAGCGCATGGGGGTGGCGCCTGCGCGCAAACGGCGCTGGGCGCGCAAGCTGTTGCACTTCATCGATGCCTTGGCGCAGACCTGGCAGCTGCCAAAAAGCACACTGGCACTGGTGTTCACCCTCACCTGCGCGCATTGGAGCCTACGCTACAGCGTGCTGTACCTGGTCTTGCAAGGCTTGGGCGTGGAGTTGTCGTGGATTCCGAGCTTCCTGGTACAGATGCTCTCGCTCAGTGCCGGGCAGTTCAGCCTGCTGCCGGGCGGCGCCGGGGCGGCCGAGCTGACCTCGGCGAGCCTGTTGACGCCTTTGGTGGGCAGTTCCACCGCTGCTGCGGCGATCCTGATCTGGCGTGCGGTCACTTACTACTTTTATCTGCTGGCCGGGGGGCCGGTGTTTGTCTGCCTGCTGGCGCGCCCCCTGCTGGAGCGCTGGCGGCGTCAGACGGGTTGA
- the pyk gene encoding pyruvate kinase gives MTIRRTKIVATLGPASNSPQVIEQLILAGLDVARLNFSHGTPDEHKARARLIREIAAKNGRHVALLGDLQGPKIRIAKFSNKRIELKIGDKFTFSTAHPLTEGNQDIVGIDYPDLVKDCGVGDELLLDDGRVVMRVETATADALHCVVIIGGPLSDHKGINRKGGGLTAPALTEKDKADIKLAAEMDLDYLAVSFPRDASDMEYARKLRDESGGSAWLVAKIERAEAVADDETLDKLIAASDAVMVARGDLGVEIGDAELIAIQKKIIQHARRNNKAVIVATQMMESMIQNPMPTRAEVSDVANAVLDNTDAVMLSAESAAGSYPIEAVQAMARICLGAEKHPTSQKSSHRLHTTFERCDESIALAAMYTANHFPGVKAIIALTESGYTPLIMSRLRSHVPIYALSPHRATQARASMFRGVYPIAFDPASLPADKVSQAAVDELLKRGLVAQGDWVILTKGDSYHTIGGTNGMKILHVGDPLVG, from the coding sequence ATGACCATCCGCCGTACCAAAATCGTCGCCACCCTCGGCCCCGCCAGCAACTCGCCGCAAGTGATCGAACAGCTGATCCTCGCCGGCCTGGACGTGGCACGTCTGAACTTTTCCCACGGCACCCCGGACGAGCACAAGGCGCGCGCCCGCCTGATCCGTGAGATCGCTGCCAAGAACGGCCGCCATGTCGCATTGCTGGGCGATCTGCAGGGTCCGAAGATCCGCATCGCCAAGTTCAGCAACAAGCGCATCGAACTGAAGATCGGTGACAAGTTCACCTTCTCCACCGCCCACCCGCTGACCGAAGGCAACCAGGACATCGTCGGTATCGACTATCCCGACCTGGTCAAGGACTGCGGCGTTGGTGACGAACTGTTGCTCGACGACGGCCGTGTGGTCATGCGCGTCGAGACCGCTACCGCTGATGCACTGCACTGCGTGGTGATCATCGGTGGCCCGCTGTCGGACCACAAAGGCATCAACCGCAAAGGTGGCGGCCTGACCGCACCAGCCCTGACCGAAAAAGACAAGGCCGACATCAAGCTGGCCGCGGAAATGGACCTGGACTACCTCGCCGTATCCTTCCCGCGTGACGCCAGCGACATGGAATATGCCCGCAAGCTGCGCGACGAGTCCGGCGGCAGCGCCTGGCTGGTGGCGAAGATCGAGCGTGCCGAAGCCGTTGCCGACGACGAAACCCTCGACAAGCTGATCGCTGCCTCCGATGCCGTGATGGTTGCCCGTGGCGACCTGGGCGTGGAAATCGGTGACGCCGAGCTGATCGCCATCCAGAAGAAGATCATCCAGCACGCTCGCCGCAACAACAAGGCCGTGATCGTGGCGACCCAGATGATGGAGTCGATGATCCAGAACCCGATGCCGACCCGTGCCGAAGTTTCCGACGTGGCCAACGCCGTGCTGGACAACACCGATGCGGTGATGCTGTCGGCCGAAAGCGCCGCCGGTTCCTACCCGATCGAAGCGGTCCAGGCCATGGCGCGCATCTGTCTGGGCGCTGAAAAGCATCCGACCAGCCAGAAGTCCAGCCACCGTTTGCACACCACCTTCGAGCGCTGCGACGAGAGCATCGCCCTGGCGGCCATGTACACCGCCAACCACTTCCCGGGTGTCAAGGCGATCATCGCCCTCACCGAAAGTGGCTATACCCCGCTGATCATGTCGCGCCTGCGCTCGCATGTGCCGATCTACGCACTGTCGCCGCACCGCGCTACCCAAGCGCGCGCGTCGATGTTCCGCGGCGTCTACCCGATCGCGTTCGACCCGGCTTCGCTGCCGGCCGACAAGGTCAGCCAGGCGGCGGTCGACGAACTGCTCAAGCGTGGCCTGGTGGCGCAAGGTGATTGGGTGATCCTGACCAAGGGCGACAGCTACCACACCATCGGTGGTACCAACGGCATGAAGATCCTGCATGTCGGTGATCCGCTGGTCGGCTGA
- a CDS encoding tetratricopeptide repeat protein: protein MRALIVFALAASAVGCTRWSMDHHLNNAYRAYDRGDCQRVMLELSQVDRTSRARPFIHPEVSLLRGQCLERQKLYVDAAQTYEYLIQQYPRNEYAYRAKARLQTLEKLGHYRAGEAAMANPVNTSPWR, encoded by the coding sequence ATGCGAGCCCTGATCGTTTTCGCCCTGGCGGCCAGCGCCGTCGGCTGTACCCGCTGGTCCATGGACCACCACCTGAACAACGCCTATCGTGCGTACGACCGTGGCGATTGCCAACGGGTGATGCTCGAGCTGTCACAGGTCGACCGCACCAGCCGTGCGCGGCCGTTCATTCATCCGGAAGTGTCGTTGCTGCGTGGCCAGTGCCTGGAGCGCCAGAAGCTTTACGTGGACGCTGCACAAACCTACGAGTACCTGATTCAGCAGTATCCACGCAACGAGTATGCCTACCGGGCCAAGGCGCGGCTGCAAACCCTGGAGAAGCTGGGCCACTACCGCGCTGGCGAGGCTGCGATGGCCAACCCGGTGAATACCTCTCCTTGGCGTTAA
- a CDS encoding DUF2334 domain-containing protein, with translation MLETSAAPGSLMLVLHDIAPETWPDYQPFVEAVDEMGHVPMTWLVVPNFHHRNPLAGSPAFCRLLERRLARGDELALHGLYHADDGPAPRSLRDYFMRRLYTHEGEFYALNQAQAMQRLEAGLEVFDRQGWPVAGFVAPAWLMSQGTRQALSQLPLRYTSTPQHLYRLPDFTAFDAPGLVWSARSAWRRGVSQVVCDWQCRRWRNAETLRLGLHPVDMRHRSSRDYWLRTLDKLLMQGRAPLTKSAWLQRQAVG, from the coding sequence ATGCTTGAGACCAGCGCCGCGCCGGGCAGCCTGATGCTTGTGCTGCATGACATCGCGCCTGAGACCTGGCCGGATTACCAGCCCTTCGTCGAGGCCGTCGACGAAATGGGCCATGTGCCCATGACCTGGCTGGTAGTGCCGAACTTCCATCACCGCAACCCGCTGGCGGGCTCACCCGCATTCTGCCGCCTGCTCGAACGACGCTTGGCGCGTGGCGACGAACTGGCGCTGCATGGCTTGTATCACGCCGACGACGGGCCAGCGCCACGCAGCCTGCGTGACTACTTCATGCGCCGCCTGTACACCCATGAAGGGGAGTTCTATGCCTTGAACCAGGCGCAGGCCATGCAACGCCTGGAGGCCGGCCTTGAAGTCTTCGACCGGCAAGGCTGGCCCGTGGCAGGCTTCGTCGCCCCGGCCTGGCTGATGAGCCAAGGCACCCGCCAGGCCTTGAGCCAATTGCCGTTGCGCTACACCAGCACCCCGCAGCACCTTTATCGTTTACCCGACTTCACCGCGTTCGATGCCCCAGGCCTGGTCTGGAGCGCCCGCAGCGCCTGGCGTCGTGGTGTGTCGCAGGTGGTCTGTGACTGGCAGTGCAGACGCTGGCGCAACGCTGAGACCCTGCGCCTTGGGCTGCACCCCGTGGACATGCGCCACCGCTCCTCACGAGATTACTGGCTGCGCACGCTGGACAAGCTGCTGATGCAAGGGCGCGCCCCCCTGACCAAGTCGGCCTGGCTACAGCGCCAGGCAGTAGGATGA
- a CDS encoding PilZ domain-containing protein: MFNQRHIERHQLPCVLMVFNRVTDQPIGQLGNASEDGLMLISQLPVLVGPDFELQLRLPLPGGGFQFINLTASCLWCREDQTPGHYDSGFMLLQAPREYDEFVRSLRDYFSFHPANASV; encoded by the coding sequence ATGTTCAACCAGCGTCATATCGAGCGCCATCAGTTACCTTGCGTACTGATGGTCTTCAATCGCGTGACCGATCAGCCGATCGGGCAGTTGGGCAATGCCTCGGAAGATGGCTTGATGTTGATCAGCCAGTTACCGGTGCTGGTGGGCCCGGATTTCGAATTGCAATTGCGCCTGCCGCTGCCCGGTGGCGGCTTTCAGTTCATCAACCTGACCGCCAGTTGCCTGTGGTGCCGTGAGGACCAGACGCCTGGGCATTATGATTCGGGCTTCATGCTGCTGCAGGCACCACGCGAGTACGACGAGTTCGTGCGCTCGTTGCGCGACTATTTCAGTTTCCATCCGGCCAACGCTTCCGTCTGA
- the mvaT gene encoding histone-like nucleoid-structuring protein MvaT — MSLINEYRATEEAIKELQARLANLSQDDKLKKELEFEGKLRTLMGEYSKSLRDVIALLDPESKLSKGPRGAVKTTATKRARKVKQYKNPHNGEVIETKGGNHKTLKEWKAKWGGDVVESWATLLD, encoded by the coding sequence ATGTCCCTGATCAACGAATACCGCGCCACCGAAGAAGCCATCAAAGAACTTCAAGCCCGCCTGGCCAACCTGTCGCAGGATGACAAGCTGAAGAAAGAACTGGAGTTCGAAGGCAAACTGCGCACGCTGATGGGCGAATACTCCAAATCGCTGCGCGACGTCATTGCCCTGCTCGACCCAGAATCGAAGCTGAGCAAAGGCCCACGTGGCGCAGTCAAGACCACCGCCACCAAACGTGCGCGCAAGGTCAAGCAATACAAAAACCCGCACAACGGTGAAGTGATCGAAACCAAAGGCGGCAACCACAAAACCCTGAAAGAGTGGAAAGCCAAATGGGGTGGCGATGTGGTTGAAAGCTGGGCGACCCTGCTGGACTGA
- a CDS encoding methyl-accepting chemotaxis protein, giving the protein MTNSDEQSNRTNSVAAAINELGAAAQEIAGNAAQASQHASSARLLAEEGQQVVTRNIEAMNRLSDLIVTSSAHIETLNSKTVNIGQILEVITSISQQTNLLALNAAIEAARAGEAGRGFAVVADEVRNLAHRTQESAQQVQAMIEELQVGARESVDTMGQSQRHSQDSMAIANQAGERLDSVTVRIGEIDGMNQSVATATEEQTAVVDSINMDINEINMLNQEGVENLQATLRACSDLEQQATRLKHLVGSFRI; this is encoded by the coding sequence ATGACCAACTCCGACGAGCAGTCCAACCGCACCAACAGCGTTGCCGCGGCCATCAATGAACTGGGTGCCGCCGCCCAGGAAATCGCCGGCAATGCCGCCCAGGCTTCGCAGCATGCAAGTTCTGCACGGCTGCTGGCAGAAGAAGGTCAGCAGGTAGTGACGCGCAATATCGAGGCGATGAATCGCCTGTCGGACCTGATCGTCACGTCCAGCGCGCACATCGAAACGCTCAACAGCAAGACGGTGAACATCGGCCAGATCCTCGAAGTGATCACCAGCATCTCCCAGCAGACCAACCTGCTGGCGCTGAACGCTGCCATCGAGGCCGCACGGGCGGGTGAAGCCGGGCGTGGTTTTGCCGTGGTCGCCGACGAAGTCCGCAATCTGGCGCACCGTACCCAAGAGTCGGCGCAACAGGTCCAGGCGATGATCGAGGAGCTGCAGGTCGGTGCCCGTGAGTCGGTGGACACCATGGGCCAGAGCCAGCGCCACAGCCAGGACAGCATGGCGATCGCCAACCAGGCGGGTGAGCGCCTGGACAGCGTGACTGTACGCATCGGTGAAATCGACGGCATGAACCAGTCGGTGGCAACTGCAACCGAAGAGCAGACGGCCGTGGTCGACTCGATCAACATGGACATCAATGAGATCAACATGCTCAACCAGGAAGGCGTCGAGAACCTCCAGGCCACCCTGCGAGCGTGCTCGGACCTCGAGCAACAGGCCACCCGCCTCAAGCACCTGGTAGGCAGCTTCCGGATCTAA
- the sbcB gene encoding exodeoxyribonuclease I, with product MTSSIFWHDYETTGINPRCDRPLQVAGVRTDFELNEIDEPISLYCRPSDDILPHPAACLVTGITPQQLANQGLSEAEFMTRVHAQLAQPGTCGAGYNTLRFDDEVTRYSLYRNFFDPYAREWQGGNSRWDLIDVVRTAYALRPEGIVWPQQDGRVSLRLELLSKANGIDHGHAHEALSDVRATIALARLIRDKQPKLYEWLFQLRSKHKVMEQIRLLQPLVHISGRFSAARNYLGVVLPLAWHPRNRNALIVCDLQSETLPLLRESAEVIRERLYTRREELSDGQLPIPLKLVQINRCPVVAPLSVLRAADQQRLGIDLALVHARAEELANQQNAWQHKLEHIYGKDDFAPSEDPEQQLYEGFLGDRDRRLCEQVRTLDPSQLGQGHWMFDDPRLPELLFRYRARNFPDTLNSEERQRWYGFCQQRLSDPHWGAPNTLGDFEQARQSAWAKADEPGRQVLDAWQAHARQLAEHFAIPF from the coding sequence GTGACCTCCAGCATTTTCTGGCACGACTACGAAACCACCGGTATCAACCCGCGCTGCGACAGGCCGTTGCAGGTGGCCGGTGTGCGCACCGACTTCGAGCTCAATGAAATCGACGAGCCGATCAGTCTTTATTGCCGCCCCAGCGACGATATCCTGCCGCACCCGGCGGCTTGCCTGGTGACAGGCATCACCCCGCAGCAGCTGGCCAACCAGGGCCTGAGCGAAGCCGAGTTCATGACGCGGGTGCACGCGCAACTGGCCCAGCCGGGGACCTGCGGCGCGGGTTACAACACGCTGCGCTTCGACGACGAGGTTACCCGCTACAGCCTGTACCGCAATTTCTTCGACCCGTATGCCCGGGAGTGGCAGGGCGGCAATAGCCGCTGGGACTTGATCGATGTGGTCCGCACTGCTTACGCCCTGCGCCCTGAGGGCATCGTCTGGCCGCAACAGGACGGGCGCGTCAGCTTGCGCCTTGAATTGCTCAGCAAGGCCAACGGCATCGATCATGGGCATGCCCACGAGGCACTTTCCGACGTGCGGGCTACCATCGCGCTGGCGCGCTTGATCCGCGACAAGCAGCCTAAGTTGTATGAGTGGCTGTTCCAATTGCGCAGCAAGCACAAAGTGATGGAGCAAATCCGTCTGCTGCAGCCCTTGGTGCATATATCGGGGCGCTTCTCGGCAGCGCGCAATTATCTTGGGGTGGTCTTGCCGTTGGCCTGGCACCCACGTAATCGCAACGCGCTGATTGTGTGCGACCTGCAAAGTGAAACCCTACCCTTATTAAGGGAAAGTGCCGAGGTAATTCGTGAGCGCTTGTACACGCGTCGTGAGGAATTGTCTGATGGGCAATTACCCATACCGCTGAAGTTGGTGCAGATCAATCGCTGCCCGGTAGTGGCGCCGCTTTCGGTATTGCGCGCGGCCGATCAGCAACGGCTCGGGATCGATCTGGCGCTCGTACACGCTCGCGCTGAAGAGTTGGCCAATCAGCAGAACGCCTGGCAACACAAGCTGGAACATATTTACGGCAAGGATGACTTTGCTCCGAGTGAAGATCCGGAGCAGCAATTGTATGAAGGGTTTCTCGGCGACCGCGACCGCCGGCTGTGTGAACAAGTAAGAACGCTGGACCCTTCACAGTTGGGGCAAGGCCACTGGATGTTCGATGACCCGCGCCTGCCTGAGTTGTTGTTCCGGTACCGGGCGCGTAACTTCCCGGACACCTTGAATAGCGAAGAGCGGCAGCGCTGGTATGGGTTCTGTCAGCAGCGATTGAGCGACCCACACTGGGGAGCACCGAACACGCTGGGCGACTTCGAGCAGGCGCGGCAAAGCGCCTGGGCCAAGGCGGACGAGCCGGGGCGCCAGGTGCTGGACGCCTGGCAGGCGCATGCCCGACAACTGGCAGAGCACTTTGCCATTCCTTTTTGA
- a CDS encoding glycosyltransferase family 4 protein: MLIVHIADITMFYAPASGGVRTYLDAKHHRLDAIEGVRHSLLIPGASARQEDGIYQVPAPPLPFGKGYRFPVRLAPWCNVLRGLKPDLIEVGDPYLTAWAALEARRQLDVPVIGFYHSDLPLLVSNRMGNWFTPNVEAYVSKLYGNFDRVLAPSQVMADKLRRLGVRDVHVQRLGVDLATFNPQHRDPQLRAELGIPDTSRLLVFAGRGSREKNLPVLLDCIQRLGRPYHLLLVGSNMPSNVPDNVSVINRFCAPQDVARLVASADLLVHAGDQETFGLVILEAMASATPVVAVHAGAFGEIVNEQCGRLCRANDGLAMATAVREVFEAGVRKLGAQARSHVEQHYSWDNVVAGLLQHYQAVLGHQPQVRAHA; this comes from the coding sequence ATGCTGATCGTGCACATCGCTGACATCACCATGTTCTACGCCCCGGCCAGCGGGGGCGTACGTACCTATCTTGATGCCAAACACCACCGTCTCGACGCCATTGAGGGCGTACGCCACAGCCTGTTGATTCCCGGGGCCAGTGCTCGCCAGGAAGACGGCATCTATCAAGTTCCGGCGCCGCCCCTGCCCTTTGGCAAAGGCTACCGCTTCCCCGTACGCCTTGCTCCCTGGTGCAATGTGCTGCGCGGCCTCAAGCCCGACCTCATCGAAGTGGGTGACCCGTACCTGACCGCCTGGGCCGCCCTTGAGGCGCGACGCCAGCTCGATGTCCCCGTGATCGGCTTCTATCACTCCGACTTGCCACTGCTGGTCAGCAACCGCATGGGCAACTGGTTCACGCCCAATGTAGAAGCCTATGTCAGCAAGCTGTACGGCAATTTCGACCGAGTGCTGGCGCCCAGCCAGGTGATGGCCGACAAACTTCGCCGCCTGGGCGTGCGCGATGTGCATGTGCAGCGCCTGGGCGTGGACTTGGCCACGTTCAACCCGCAACACCGTGACCCACAACTGCGCGCCGAACTGGGTATCCCCGATACCAGCCGCCTGCTGGTCTTCGCTGGCCGTGGCTCGCGGGAAAAAAACCTGCCCGTACTGCTCGATTGCATACAGCGCCTTGGCCGCCCTTACCACCTGCTGCTGGTAGGCTCGAACATGCCAAGCAACGTCCCTGACAACGTCAGTGTGATCAATCGATTCTGTGCGCCGCAGGACGTCGCCCGGCTCGTGGCCAGCGCCGACCTGCTGGTGCATGCCGGCGACCAGGAAACCTTCGGCCTGGTCATCCTTGAAGCCATGGCCAGCGCCACTCCCGTGGTGGCCGTGCACGCCGGGGCTTTCGGCGAGATCGTCAATGAGCAGTGCGGGCGCCTGTGCCGGGCCAACGACGGCCTGGCCATGGCCACCGCAGTGCGTGAGGTGTTCGAAGCCGGCGTGCGCAAGCTCGGGGCCCAGGCCCGCAGCCATGTGGAGCAGCATTATTCATGGGACAATGTCGTCGCCGGCCTGCTGCAGCACTATCAGGCGGTGCTTGGCCATCAACCGCAGGTACGCGCCCATGCTTGA
- the purU gene encoding formyltetrahydrofolate deformylase: MRTYRLVIACPDRVGIVAKVSNFLALYNGWINEASHHSDEQSGWFFMRHEIRAESLPFGIEAFREAFSPIAEEFSMTWRITDSAQKKRVVLMASRESHCLADLLHRWHTDELDCEIPCVISNHNDLRSMVEWHGIPFFHVPVDPKDKAPAFAEVSRLVQEHAADVVVLARYMQILPPQLCQDYAEKVINIHHSFLPSFVGAKPYHQAALRGVKLIGATCHYVTEELDAGPIIEQDVVRVSHADSIEDMVRFGRDVEKMVLARGLRYHLEDRVLVHGNKTVVFD; this comes from the coding sequence ATGCGCACCTATCGTCTGGTGATCGCTTGCCCCGACCGTGTTGGTATCGTGGCGAAAGTCAGTAATTTCCTGGCTTTGTACAATGGCTGGATCAACGAAGCGAGCCACCACTCCGATGAGCAGAGTGGCTGGTTCTTCATGCGCCATGAAATCCGCGCCGAATCGCTGCCATTCGGTATCGAGGCCTTCCGTGAAGCCTTTTCGCCGATAGCCGAAGAGTTTTCCATGACCTGGCGCATTACGGATTCGGCTCAGAAAAAGCGTGTGGTGTTGATGGCGAGCCGTGAATCCCACTGCCTGGCTGATCTGCTGCATCGCTGGCACACCGATGAACTCGATTGCGAGATCCCTTGCGTGATCTCCAACCACAACGACCTGCGCAGCATGGTCGAGTGGCACGGCATCCCGTTCTTCCATGTACCCGTCGACCCGAAAGACAAGGCGCCTGCGTTTGCTGAAGTGTCGCGCCTGGTCCAGGAACATGCGGCCGATGTGGTTGTGCTGGCGCGGTACATGCAAATCCTGCCACCGCAGTTGTGCCAGGATTACGCCGAAAAAGTCATCAACATCCACCACAGCTTCTTACCGTCGTTCGTCGGTGCCAAGCCTTACCACCAGGCCGCCCTGCGTGGGGTGAAGCTGATCGGTGCTACCTGCCACTACGTGACCGAAGAACTGGACGCAGGCCCGATCATCGAGCAGGACGTGGTGCGTGTGAGCCATGCCGACAGCATCGAGGACATGGTCCGCTTCGGCCGCGATGTGGAGAAGATGGTGCTTGCCCGTGGCCTGCGCTATCACTTGGAAGACCGCGTGCTGGTGCACGGCAACAAGACTGTCGTGTTCGACTGA